The Clostridium septicum genome contains a region encoding:
- a CDS encoding ABC transporter substrate-binding protein — MIKKVVSCVLVAAMALSLVACGGNKGSGSSSSGESKIMYSNGGPVEFFETPWLNPGVSTYSKVLYDHLIVADADLKPSKGQLAKEYKLSDDGKELVFDLRDDIYWHDGEKITPQDIKWSIEYSMKTAVTNPVFLSTFKAIKGTEDYLAGNTKEVSGIVIDGNKITLTFDKVAPDALLTFTQFAPLPEKYFEGVDPLKFQQAEYFQKPIGSGPFKIKEVKMNDYTTLEPFEKYYNGVADYTIHLTPSPGDSDANLVNNAKSGLLDYGYTKNVADVKALKETDSVKLSKVDVRYTRLFYVNKFNKPNGSKSPLADPKVRQAIRYAIDMKTIGENLFDGTIIPANSLTPNGADKVDGLNNYDFNPEKAKELLKEANWDENYTLEVVYYYTDQLTVDLMTSIQSYLKEVGIKMNFKLVEGDLATILWKAPEDQTNGPSAVDWDLAYAANAALSMHEYYDRYRTGSPSNSHTPADETLNKLIDATNVVDTEAQKKAYFELQKYENENLFSIPLYYQPIFLIESNKIETGIEKQGNPQFNYDWNIQNWKIK, encoded by the coding sequence ATGATTAAAAAGGTTGTTAGCTGTGTTCTTGTTGCTGCTATGGCTTTATCGTTAGTTGCTTGTGGTGGTAATAAAGGTAGTGGATCATCTAGCTCAGGCGAATCAAAAATAATGTATTCAAATGGAGGACCGGTAGAGTTTTTTGAAACTCCTTGGTTAAATCCAGGAGTATCCACATATTCAAAGGTATTATATGATCACTTAATTGTAGCTGATGCTGATTTAAAGCCAAGTAAGGGACAACTTGCTAAAGAGTACAAGCTAAGTGATGATGGAAAAGAATTAGTATTTGATCTAAGAGATGATATCTATTGGCATGATGGGGAAAAAATAACTCCTCAAGATATAAAATGGAGTATTGAATATTCTATGAAAACTGCAGTTACTAATCCTGTATTTTTAAGTACATTCAAAGCCATAAAGGGTACAGAAGATTACTTAGCTGGAAATACAAAAGAAGTTTCTGGAATAGTAATTGATGGAAATAAGATAACACTTACTTTTGATAAGGTTGCACCAGATGCATTATTGACATTTACACAATTCGCACCATTACCTGAAAAATACTTTGAAGGTGTAGATCCATTAAAGTTCCAACAAGCAGAATATTTCCAAAAGCCAATTGGCTCAGGTCCATTTAAAATAAAAGAAGTTAAAATGAATGATTATACAACATTAGAACCATTTGAAAAATATTATAATGGTGTTGCAGATTACACAATCCATCTAACACCAAGTCCTGGAGATAGTGATGCTAATTTGGTTAATAATGCTAAATCAGGATTATTAGATTATGGATATACAAAGAATGTTGCTGATGTAAAAGCGTTAAAAGAAACAGATAGTGTGAAATTAAGTAAAGTAGATGTAAGGTATACACGTTTATTTTATGTAAATAAATTTAACAAACCTAATGGATCAAAATCACCATTAGCAGATCCAAAGGTTCGTCAAGCAATTAGATACGCAATTGATATGAAAACTATTGGGGAAAATTTATTTGATGGAACTATAATTCCAGCAAATAGCTTAACTCCAAATGGAGCAGATAAGGTAGATGGTTTAAATAATTATGATTTTAATCCAGAAAAAGCAAAAGAATTATTAAAAGAAGCTAATTGGGATGAAAACTATACATTAGAAGTGGTTTATTACTATACAGATCAATTAACAGTAGATCTTATGACATCAATTCAATCTTACTTAAAAGAAGTAGGTATTAAGATGAACTTTAAATTAGTAGAAGGAGATTTAGCTACTATTCTTTGGAAGGCACCTGAGGATCAAACAAACGGACCAAGTGCAGTAGATTGGGATTTAGCTTATGCAGCTAATGCAGCACTTTCAATGCACGAATACTATGATAGGTACAGAACAGGATCACCATCAAACTCACATACACCAGCAGATGAAACTCTAAATAAATTAATAGATGCAACAAATGTAGTAGATACTGAGGCTCAAAAGAAAGCATATTTTGAATTACAAAAATATGAGAATGAAAACTTATTCTCAATTCCATTATACTATCAACCAATATTCTTAATTGAAAGTAATAAAATTGAAACAGGTATAGAGAAACAAGGTAATCCTCAATTCAACTATGATTGGAATATCCAAAATTGGAAGATAAAATAA
- a CDS encoding helix-hairpin-helix domain-containing protein has translation MKKINIKYLKSFNLYNYKKFIGILILLIISITFIFLKYDDNKNKVFKDEYMKEIFVEENIDELEKEDIPSNSEVVSNNIKENNSTDVVVEIKGEVKKPDVYTLKDGSIIKDLIDIAGGITENGDISMINRADILKNHQLIIVPNINDKKEQGDGVKVIGAELQSNLNSSNTHSKVNINTADINELKTIKGIGDSKAENIIKYREVNGAFKSIDEIKQVTGIGDKIFENMKDQITI, from the coding sequence ATGAAAAAAATTAATATTAAATATTTAAAGTCATTTAATTTATATAATTATAAAAAATTTATAGGGATTTTAATTTTATTAATTATATCAATTACATTTATTTTTCTAAAATATGATGATAATAAAAATAAAGTATTTAAAGATGAGTATATGAAAGAAATATTTGTAGAGGAAAACATTGATGAATTGGAGAAAGAAGATATACCTAGTAATTCAGAAGTAGTTTCTAATAATATTAAAGAAAATAATTCAACAGATGTAGTAGTGGAGATTAAAGGGGAAGTGAAGAAACCCGATGTTTATACATTAAAAGATGGTAGTATTATAAAAGATTTAATAGATATTGCAGGTGGAATAACAGAAAACGGAGATATTTCTATGATAAATAGGGCAGATATTCTCAAAAATCACCAATTAATAATAGTCCCTAATATAAATGATAAAAAAGAACAGGGGGACGGAGTTAAGGTAATAGGAGCTGAATTGCAGAGTAATTTAAATAGTAGTAATACACATAGCAAAGTAAACATAAATACAGCTGATATAAATGAGCTTAAAACTATAAAGGGAATTGGAGATTCGAAAGCAGAAAATATTATAAAATATAGAGAAGTAAATGGTGCTTTTAAAAGTATAGATGAAATTAAACAAGTAACTGGAATAGGGGATAAGATTTTTGAAAATATGAAAGATCAAATAACTATTTAG
- the rlmD gene encoding 23S rRNA (uracil(1939)-C(5))-methyltransferase RlmD: protein MRRGSALQVKIEKTEFPSVGIGTVGDKKIFVKGAFPGQIVTGKVKKRRQEYAELKLLSVDEKADYEIEAPCKYFGICGGCSSQNLTYEKQLELLNGEVKNLFEKGNAPMGEYLGVVGSKNQWEYRNKMEFTFGDFEKGGELTLGMHMKGKSFGIITVDNCMIVDEDFRTVIKATVDYFKDKELPYYRVMRREGYLRHLVIRKAINTGELMVNLVTTTQIDFDLTEYVEVLKSRIYKGQLVSVLHTENDSFSDAVVPEKVNLLYGKDYIVENLLGLKFKISPFSFFQTNTQGAESLYSIVRDFMGESSDKVVFDLYCGTGTIGQIAAANAKKVIGIELIEEAVEAAKENAKLNGLNNCEFLAGDVGEIIKTIKVKPDIIILDPPRSGVHPKALEYVIKFNAKEIIYVSCNPKTLVENLETLVASGYEVIKSTVKDMFPNTPHAETVVKLIKK from the coding sequence ATGAGAAGAGGTAGTGCACTACAAGTTAAAATAGAAAAGACAGAGTTTCCATCAGTAGGTATAGGTACAGTTGGAGACAAAAAAATATTTGTAAAAGGAGCATTTCCAGGGCAAATAGTTACAGGAAAAGTAAAAAAAAGAAGGCAAGAATATGCAGAGTTAAAGCTTTTATCAGTTGATGAAAAAGCTGATTATGAAATAGAAGCGCCATGTAAATACTTTGGAATTTGTGGTGGATGTAGCTCACAAAATCTTACTTATGAAAAACAATTAGAACTTTTAAATGGTGAAGTAAAGAATCTTTTCGAAAAAGGAAATGCTCCTATGGGAGAGTATTTAGGTGTTGTTGGAAGTAAGAATCAATGGGAGTATAGAAATAAAATGGAATTCACCTTTGGAGACTTTGAAAAAGGTGGAGAACTTACACTTGGAATGCACATGAAAGGAAAATCATTTGGTATTATTACAGTTGATAATTGTATGATAGTAGATGAAGACTTTAGAACTGTTATAAAAGCAACTGTTGATTACTTTAAAGATAAGGAATTACCTTATTATAGAGTAATGAGAAGAGAAGGTTACTTAAGGCATTTAGTAATAAGAAAAGCTATTAATACAGGAGAATTAATGGTTAATTTAGTAACTACAACTCAAATTGACTTTGATTTAACTGAGTACGTAGAAGTATTAAAAAGTAGAATTTATAAAGGGCAATTAGTTTCTGTATTACACACAGAAAATGATTCTTTCTCAGATGCAGTTGTGCCAGAAAAAGTGAATTTATTATATGGAAAAGATTATATAGTAGAAAATTTATTAGGATTAAAATTTAAAATATCACCATTTTCATTCTTCCAAACTAATACACAAGGGGCAGAAAGTCTTTATAGTATAGTAAGAGATTTTATGGGAGAATCTTCTGATAAGGTAGTATTTGACTTATATTGTGGAACAGGAACTATAGGACAAATAGCAGCAGCAAATGCTAAAAAGGTTATAGGTATAGAACTTATAGAAGAAGCTGTTGAAGCAGCAAAGGAAAATGCTAAATTAAATGGATTAAACAATTGTGAGTTTTTAGCTGGTGATGTAGGAGAGATAATAAAAACTATAAAAGTGAAACCAGATATAATTATATTAGATCCTCCAAGAAGTGGGGTTCATCCTAAGGCTTTAGAATATGTAATAAAATTTAATGCAAAAGAGATAATTTATGTTTCATGTAATCCTAAAACATTAGTTGAAAATTTAGAAACATTAGTTGCCTCAGGTTATGAGGTAATAAAGAGTACTGTTAAGGATATGTTCCCTAACACACCACATGCGGAGACTGTTGTTAAACTTATAAAGAAGTAG
- a CDS encoding D-alanyl-D-alanine carboxypeptidase family protein, with protein sequence MKKFIVTSLLTLIFFINFNVYTTSAEAVPTLEAEGVVLMDGTTGEIIYSKNPNTKYEPASTTKVMTALITLENCKLDDKVTIGSNPPEVDGTIIGVAKGEVYTVKELLLGLLLESGNDAAEALAEHISGSNEAFGKLMTKKAKELGANNTVFKNPSGLHEEGHVTTAYDLSLIMKTAYNNKDFLEISRTPYYIFKNNPNFDGSEKWANNKNHCINPNSPYYYEYAVSGKTGYTPEANHTYTSVAKKGDQVLIASFLNATDKDTQFRNVGELFQYGFDNFQTTKIVSKGEKLSEYKINDNITIPLLATTDVYFTQSKSDPKPIVSVTYENRDISKKTINKGDLLFNSSILVNNKDFAKIDLSSGIDRDYSFKVKVSEYLQKLKEDKPKLLIASFTFLIIILFLLFILKIIKKKRQRK encoded by the coding sequence ATGAAAAAATTTATTGTAACCTCTTTACTAACATTAATATTTTTTATAAATTTTAATGTTTATACTACTAGTGCTGAAGCAGTTCCTACTCTTGAAGCTGAAGGAGTTGTTTTAATGGATGGAACTACAGGTGAAATTATATACTCTAAAAATCCTAATACTAAATATGAGCCTGCTTCAACTACTAAAGTAATGACAGCCTTAATAACCTTAGAAAATTGTAAATTAGATGATAAAGTTACTATAGGAAGTAACCCCCCTGAAGTTGATGGAACTATTATAGGTGTAGCTAAAGGAGAAGTTTATACAGTTAAAGAACTCTTGCTTGGATTGCTTTTAGAATCTGGTAATGATGCTGCCGAAGCTTTAGCTGAGCATATATCTGGATCAAATGAAGCTTTCGGAAAATTAATGACTAAAAAAGCTAAAGAACTTGGTGCTAACAATACGGTTTTTAAGAATCCTAGTGGATTACATGAGGAAGGTCATGTAACTACTGCTTATGATTTATCATTAATTATGAAAACAGCATATAATAATAAGGATTTTCTAGAAATTTCAAGAACTCCATACTATATTTTTAAAAATAATCCTAATTTTGATGGTAGTGAAAAATGGGCAAATAACAAAAATCATTGTATAAATCCAAATTCACCTTATTATTATGAATATGCTGTTTCTGGTAAAACAGGATATACACCTGAGGCAAATCATACCTATACTTCTGTTGCTAAAAAAGGGGATCAAGTATTAATTGCTTCGTTTTTAAATGCAACTGATAAAGATACTCAATTTAGAAATGTAGGTGAATTATTTCAATACGGATTTGATAATTTTCAAACTACGAAAATAGTATCCAAGGGTGAAAAGCTATCTGAATATAAAATTAACGATAATATTACTATTCCACTCTTAGCAACTACTGATGTTTATTTTACTCAATCTAAGTCTGATCCTAAGCCTATTGTATCTGTTACTTATGAGAATAGAGATATTAGTAAAAAAACAATAAATAAAGGCGATTTATTATTTAATTCATCAATTCTAGTTAATAATAAAGATTTTGCTAAAATTGATTTATCAAGCGGAATTGACAGAGATTATTCTTTTAAGGTCAAAGTTAGTGAATACTTACAAAAACTAAAAGAAGACAAGCCTAAACTACTTATAGCTAGTTTTACATTTTTAATTATAATTTTATTCCTACTTTTTATATTAAAAATAATAAAAAAGAAGAGACAAAGAAAGTAA
- the yqeK gene encoding bis(5'-nucleosyl)-tetraphosphatase (symmetrical) YqeK, with product MYDVNEIKNYLKNNLVESRFNHTLGVVETSIKLAKINDVDLNKAKIAALIHDVAKNKTVDEMKKIIDENKIKLSYDEENTPELWHSIIAPIIGREVFNIDDEEILSAVRWHTTGKENMSTLDKIVYIADMIEPNRRFPGVEKIRSTAFKNLDEGILMALTHTTRYLLDKGFTIDINSIKARNYLLLNK from the coding sequence ATGTATGATGTAAATGAGATTAAAAATTATCTTAAAAATAATTTAGTAGAAAGTAGATTTAATCATACTTTAGGTGTAGTTGAGACATCAATAAAGCTTGCAAAAATAAATGATGTAGATTTAAATAAGGCTAAAATTGCAGCTTTAATTCATGATGTTGCTAAAAATAAAACAGTAGATGAAATGAAAAAAATAATAGATGAGAATAAAATAAAACTATCATATGATGAAGAGAATACTCCAGAATTATGGCATAGTATAATTGCTCCAATCATAGGGAGAGAAGTTTTTAATATAGATGATGAAGAAATTTTAAGTGCAGTAAGGTGGCATACAACTGGTAAAGAAAATATGTCTACCTTAGATAAGATAGTATATATAGCTGACATGATTGAGCCTAACAGAAGATTTCCAGGTGTGGAAAAAATAAGAAGTACAGCTTTTAAAAATCTTGATGAAGGGATTTTAATGGCTTTAACACATACTACTAGGTATTTATTAGACAAAGGTTTCACAATAGATATTAATAGTATTAAAGCAAGAAATTATTTGCTTTTAAATAAATAA
- a CDS encoding ABC transporter permease codes for MVKFIIKKLLGLIPMLLLITFIIYLGLELTPGDAVSHMISPELLANADPNKLDEIRAAYGLNDPFILRYFRWLGEILRGNFGYSVSSGVAIKDILKDLLPATLELAIAALLISTILGSLLGLFSAIRRGTLTENLLTVAGMIGVSIPQFFFGMVCILIFSLNLGWLPVGGRMMPGKTAFIDRYEYLILPALVLGISLTAGVMRYARSSMLDTMNKEYIRTARSKGLPEWKVNLIHGFRVALTPVIVLIGFRLPTLIGGAVIIETVFRWPGIGSAFATAVRAQNYPLVMIIALLTVTAVLVSSFLVDVLTALLDPRVKLD; via the coding sequence ATGGTAAAGTTCATAATTAAAAAATTATTAGGATTAATTCCTATGCTTTTGCTTATAACATTTATAATTTATTTAGGACTTGAATTAACTCCAGGAGATGCGGTATCTCACATGATTAGCCCAGAATTATTGGCCAATGCAGATCCAAATAAGTTAGATGAAATACGTGCAGCATATGGTTTAAATGACCCATTTATTTTACGTTATTTTAGATGGCTTGGTGAAATTTTAAGAGGAAATTTTGGATATAGTGTATCTAGTGGGGTTGCTATAAAAGACATACTTAAAGATTTATTACCAGCTACTTTAGAGTTAGCTATAGCGGCATTACTTATATCAACAATACTTGGAAGTCTTTTAGGATTATTTAGTGCTATTCGTCGTGGTACTTTAACAGAAAACTTACTAACTGTAGCAGGTATGATAGGTGTATCAATACCACAATTCTTCTTTGGAATGGTATGTATATTAATTTTTTCATTAAATTTAGGTTGGTTACCAGTAGGTGGACGTATGATGCCAGGGAAAACAGCATTTATAGATCGTTATGAATATTTAATATTACCAGCTCTTGTATTAGGAATATCTCTTACAGCAGGGGTAATGAGATATGCACGTTCAAGTATGTTAGATACTATGAATAAGGAGTATATTCGCACAGCAAGAAGTAAAGGGTTACCTGAATGGAAAGTAAATTTAATTCATGGATTTAGAGTTGCTTTAACACCTGTTATTGTATTAATAGGTTTTAGACTTCCAACTTTAATAGGTGGAGCAGTAATTATAGAAACAGTATTTAGATGGCCAGGAATTGGAAGTGCTTTTGCTACTGCAGTACGTGCTCAAAACTATCCATTAGTTATGATTATAGCATTACTTACAGTTACGGCAGTATTAGTTTCAAGCTTTTTAGTTGACGTATTAACAGCTTTACTTGACCCACGTGTTAAGTTAGATTAG
- the nadD gene encoding nicotinate-nucleotide adenylyltransferase, which yields MKRIGIIGGTFNPIHLAHLYIAYEAKHQLNLDKVIFMPAGSPPHKDTNGILMAPLRYDMVKLAIASYKDFQISDYEIKKQGYSYTFETLQYLSSPDNRLFFITGADCLMDIEKWKEPEKIFLNCKFIVFNRSGYNKKLLLEQKNKIEKKYDTKISFLDTIDLEISSSMIRQRIKEDKRVDFFLPKEVLDFIKRNQLYKG from the coding sequence ATGAAAAGAATCGGCATAATAGGAGGAACCTTTAATCCTATTCATTTGGCTCATTTATATATAGCATATGAGGCAAAACACCAACTAAATTTAGATAAGGTGATATTTATGCCAGCAGGGAGCCCACCACATAAGGATACCAATGGTATCCTTATGGCTCCCTTAAGGTATGATATGGTTAAATTAGCTATAGCTTCTTATAAAGATTTTCAAATAAGTGATTATGAGATAAAGAAACAAGGATATAGTTATACATTTGAAACATTACAGTATCTAAGTTCTCCAGATAATCGTTTATTTTTTATAACAGGTGCGGATTGTTTAATGGATATAGAAAAATGGAAAGAACCGGAAAAAATATTTTTAAATTGTAAGTTTATTGTTTTTAATAGGTCGGGATATAATAAGAAACTATTATTAGAACAGAAAAATAAAATAGAGAAGAAATATGATACAAAGATTAGTTTTTTAGATACTATTGATTTGGAGATATCCTCTTCTATGATTAGACAAAGAATAAAAGAAGATAAAAGAGTAGATTTTTTCTTACCTAAAGAGGTATTGGATTTTATAAAGAGAAATCAACTATATAAGGGGTGA
- a CDS encoding RluA family pseudouridine synthase, protein MSTIKKTVIKDFEGRKIREYLKEELGLSSRLIKGAAIDKRIFVNNKAVKMNYVLKENEEVLINLCKEESQNITPEPMDLDIVYEDEDIIVINKRPNMVVHPTKRYQSGTLANGLLYYFKETNQKCIVRLVSRLDMDTSGLIIVAKNQYAHMELSKDMSQNNIEKRYLSVVHGNLENMEGTIDLPIYRPEGEGVIGRVIDERGQRSITHYKVVKRLADRDVVECLLETGRTHQIRVHLKALGHPIYGDTLYGYEEDSEIIGRQALHAYGLDFKSPRTKKSLSLRAELPEDIKKLI, encoded by the coding sequence ATGAGCACTATAAAAAAGACTGTTATAAAGGATTTCGAAGGAAGAAAAATAAGAGAATATTTAAAAGAGGAGCTAGGACTATCATCTAGATTAATAAAAGGCGCAGCTATAGATAAAAGAATATTCGTAAATAATAAAGCTGTAAAAATGAATTATGTTTTAAAAGAAAATGAAGAAGTTCTTATTAATTTATGTAAAGAAGAAAGTCAAAATATTACACCAGAGCCAATGGATTTAGATATAGTATATGAAGATGAAGATATAATAGTAATAAATAAGAGACCTAATATGGTAGTACACCCTACTAAAAGATATCAATCAGGAACTCTTGCAAATGGTTTACTATATTACTTTAAGGAGACTAATCAAAAGTGTATAGTTAGATTAGTTAGTAGACTTGATATGGATACTTCTGGATTGATAATAGTAGCAAAAAATCAATATGCTCATATGGAGTTATCAAAAGATATGAGTCAAAATAATATAGAAAAAAGATATTTATCTGTAGTACATGGTAATTTAGAAAATATGGAAGGAACTATTGATTTACCTATATATAGGCCAGAAGGAGAAGGGGTAATAGGGAGAGTAATAGATGAAAGGGGACAGAGAAGTATAACACATTATAAAGTGGTTAAAAGGTTAGCAGATAGAGATGTGGTAGAATGCTTATTAGAAACAGGAAGAACACATCAAATAAGAGTACATTTAAAAGCTTTAGGACATCCTATATATGGCGATACATTATATGGATATGAGGAAGATTCTGAAATAATTGGAAGACAGGCTTTACATGCGTATGGTTTAGATTTTAAGTCTCCAAGGACTAAAAAAAGTTTATCATTAAGAGCAGAATTACCTGAAGATATAAAAAAACTTATATAA
- a CDS encoding LCP family protein → MGKRKREVDNPVARKKSLKNEHLRKKKMRIQQKRRKIKRSIMAFIILLLILVIGGGIYIYSFLAGLNNHTTLSKPLTPGWNEPVNILIVGMDIGDTENLENKAGRRTDSIMVLNYNPSTKKVHLVSVPRDTMIEVDAYVDDGQYQRYWKINAAYTLGGEEELIKHIQNLLDVKINYMVEIDYKAFRNLVDAVGGVDMYIDQDMFYDDDVQNLHIRFNAGENVHLDGQKAEEFFRWRKNNDGTGLINGDIDRIKNQQKFISKLVEKCLTPSIIFKVPDILKSISDNVDTNLTANRMLSLGLSILRLKPEDIIMTSLKGEFQEIYRQDYLIVDKKDNIELINSLSSSELSNDSIATSKKKEDIKIMVLNGTKVNGLAGNLQTKLNESGYTSVDVGNSLEPRDKSVIQTNDKEIRNLLKNDTDISKTEKLTNEQYESYDVVIILGNDYNLFGD, encoded by the coding sequence ATGGGGAAAAGAAAAAGGGAAGTAGATAATCCGGTTGCAAGAAAGAAAAGCTTAAAAAATGAACACTTAAGAAAAAAGAAAATGAGAATACAACAAAAAAGAAGAAAAATTAAAAGAAGTATAATGGCATTTATTATTCTTCTTTTAATTTTAGTTATAGGTGGAGGAATATATATATATTCTTTTTTAGCAGGACTAAATAATCATACTACTCTTTCAAAACCTTTAACACCAGGGTGGAATGAACCTGTAAATATACTAATAGTTGGAATGGATATTGGAGATACAGAAAATCTAGAAAATAAAGCTGGCAGAAGAACAGATAGTATAATGGTTTTAAACTATAATCCATCTACTAAAAAGGTTCATTTAGTATCAGTTCCTAGAGATACTATGATTGAAGTTGATGCATATGTAGACGATGGGCAATATCAAAGGTATTGGAAAATAAATGCTGCTTACACTTTAGGTGGTGAAGAAGAATTAATAAAACATATTCAAAATTTGCTTGATGTAAAGATTAACTATATGGTAGAAATAGACTATAAAGCATTTAGAAATTTAGTGGATGCTGTAGGTGGAGTTGATATGTATATAGATCAAGATATGTTTTATGATGATGATGTCCAAAACCTACATATAAGGTTTAATGCAGGAGAAAATGTTCACTTAGATGGACAAAAAGCAGAAGAGTTCTTCAGATGGAGAAAGAATAATGATGGAACAGGTCTTATTAATGGTGATATAGATAGAATTAAAAATCAGCAAAAGTTTATTAGTAAGCTAGTTGAGAAGTGTCTTACACCTTCAATAATATTTAAAGTACCTGATATTTTAAAATCTATTAGTGACAATGTAGATACAAATCTAACTGCTAATAGAATGTTATCCTTAGGATTAAGCATATTAAGACTTAAACCTGAAGATATAATAATGACCAGTTTAAAAGGTGAATTTCAAGAGATTTACAGGCAAGATTATTTAATAGTTGATAAAAAAGATAATATAGAATTAATAAACTCACTATCATCTTCTGAATTATCAAATGATTCTATTGCTACATCAAAGAAAAAAGAGGACATTAAAATTATGGTGTTAAATGGAACAAAGGTTAATGGATTAGCAGGGAACTTGCAGACAAAATTAAATGAATCAGGGTATACTTCAGTTGATGTGGGTAATTCGTTAGAACCTAGAGATAAAAGTGTAATACAGACTAATGATAAAGAGATTAGGAATTTATTAAAAAATGATACAGATATAAGCAAGACGGAAAAACTTACGAATGAGCAGTATGAGAGTTATGATGTAGTAATAATTCTTGGTAATGATTACAATCTATTTGGAGATTAA
- a CDS encoding MurR/RpiR family transcriptional regulator translates to MKYISIIESCYPSLSKSEKKVADYILAEKGNIIYETLLEISKKINVGEATILRFVKKIGFNGFQDLKLQIAKDDKPENKSYHENYMDSIANNMTSTILNTKKVLDIQQLNLSIKLIEESDRLFFYGVGASGLAAYEAQSRFVRMGKIGTSITDSHFQLMYSSLCNGNDVIIALSLSGYTKDMIDSLTVAKKQNAKIIAITNYALSPIAQIADCLLLTAGKENLLDGGSLISKISQLYVIDLLCTGYALLNKDDVLDIKEKTAELLIGKLAT, encoded by the coding sequence ATGAAATATATATCTATTATAGAATCTTGTTATCCTTCACTAAGCAAATCAGAAAAAAAAGTTGCAGATTATATTTTAGCTGAAAAAGGAAATATAATATATGAAACTTTGTTAGAGATTTCTAAAAAAATAAATGTTGGTGAAGCTACTATACTTAGGTTTGTAAAAAAAATAGGATTTAATGGATTTCAAGATTTAAAGCTCCAAATAGCCAAAGATGATAAACCTGAGAATAAAAGTTATCATGAAAATTATATGGATTCCATTGCTAACAATATGACTAGCACTATATTAAATACAAAAAAAGTACTAGATATCCAGCAATTAAATTTATCCATTAAATTAATTGAAGAAAGTGATAGGTTATTTTTTTATGGAGTTGGAGCGTCTGGATTAGCTGCTTATGAAGCTCAAAGTAGATTTGTTAGAATGGGGAAAATAGGAACTTCAATAACGGATAGTCATTTTCAGTTGATGTATTCTTCTTTATGTAATGGAAATGATGTCATAATAGCATTAAGTTTATCAGGATATACTAAAGATATGATAGACTCCTTAACTGTGGCGAAAAAGCAAAATGCTAAAATAATAGCTATAACTAATTATGCATTATCACCTATTGCACAAATAGCTGATTGTTTATTGTTAACTGCAGGAAAAGAAAATTTACTAGATGGTGGATCTTTAATAAGTAAAATATCTCAGCTTTATGTAATAGATTTGTTATGTACAGGCTATGCATTATTAAATAAAGATGATGTATTAGATATAAAAGAAAAAACAGCAGAACTATTAATAGGTAAATTAGCAACATAA